From the genome of Vitis riparia cultivar Riparia Gloire de Montpellier isolate 1030 chromosome 11, EGFV_Vit.rip_1.0, whole genome shotgun sequence:
CACTCCCTGAAGCATTTTGTTGCTTACTACACCTCATTTAAACCTTGCCTAACTTTAATTTAAGGTTATATCATCCTAAGGTACTGCTAAATGAAAGGATTTTATCAACGTCCATAAATGATAAATCGTGGATCGAACAGTTGAATTAGAAAAATTGGGTACTATCATATAACTTTATATCAACTAAGTTCATAAGTTGGAAACATTTACCATAGGGTAAACCACCGCTTCTTAGGCCCCCTGATTCTACCATAGAGTCTAACAATAGATAATAACTTTCTCTCGAACACAAATTACAACTTTTATCATATtgtgtttttcaaaatctcaaaagGTGCTGAGTTCAAATCTTGTGAGTTCAAACTTTTAGGGAAATTGGTAGTTGAACAAACTTATATGGACTTGTAAAGCCATTGATATGCTCTTGGTATTTCGAGAATTGTCGTTTATGTTGGAGAAAAGATGACTTGGTCATCAAGAAGAGTATGGTTCAATAAAAGGAGGTAACATGTTGAAGAAGTTGGACTCCATGGGAGTTCTAAATATAATAACTCATCACTCATCATTACCATTGTTGTTTGGGATCCtcattcttatataaaaatttctattttaaaaacaaaaaacaaatttgtgtTTGATGttctattaaataatttttttaaatgatggtTTCTCATCAATTTTTAGATGTTTAAACATTTTggatttgatatttaattaaataaaagtgaatctACAATGACACTTAAGTTGTAGataattcttccaaaaaaaatgtcatcactcttaatttatttatattagttatttaaagaaaaatattaaaagaattatttaattgtttgaggaaattcaagatttttttctataaaatttatGGAAATTCTTGTTGTTTTCCAAAGAAAATTCTTGTTgtttttctaattctttttctaattcctttaattttttttaaatgtttttataaaattttgaacctTTTTTACTTATGTTTTCATGTCTTAATTGAATGATTTGATAAAgtgtatatttttcttttatttaatattgaaggcataaaattatttaatttagtgtCTATTTGGATGTAgttcctattttctattttttaaaaaataaaaaatagtaataacttttaatataaaaacttttggaAGTTCATAGTGAAAATTCAGTAGTTTTTAAAAgctgaataaaaaatattgaggtattaaaaaaaattttactatctcaaattttaaaattttgaaagtaattttcaaGAATAGATAAGGTAAGTCAAAACTTTTTTGCATAAAAGTTTTTACTTCTTgtataaaaatttctattttaaaaaacaaaaaacaaaaagtatatCTGAATGAAGTCTTaactatttttataactttGGTTATTGTAGAACGGTGAGCACCCCGAGGTTTGGGTCCTCACAGAGAGGACTAAAGGCTTAATCATGGAAGGTTGCTCGGCTACCAAAAcccatttatattattattattgtctaaaaaataaatcctaaaaataaggaaacaaaaaaatcacATTGTGATGCATTCAACATTTTTCACTTTCAAATAGAAAGGCATatttattcccttttttttttcccactatttttactttttctataaGTTTGAAATGTGTTCACATCTCATAGTGGGAATAAAAGCATTGttctttctataaaaataaattagacatACATGGATGGTCAGGAGGAAATTAGAAACAAGCATTTTTTATCGAGCTATTACTTCCACATAggcattctatttattttatttttgttttagtattGAGTCTTTAGGAAACATCACATCTACTAAAAACTCATTTAacagtaattttaggaagtatttttaatttttttaacatttaaaattttttatgattcaaatgttaaaaagattaaaaatgttcTAATTTTCCAAAAGTCAAATACAACTATatccttttcaaatattttcgGGTTTATTGATGTCTCTAACACCTTCCCACTAAGTAAATCCCATCTCGGaatccattattattttatgaactttatttttctattttttagaataaatgaataaataaaataagaaacaattttaaataaaataatcaataaaaaagaattttcaaaaaataaaccaCTAAACTGGTTTGCAAACCAAAAGGATTCAGTCCATAAAATGATGACTCCACAAATTGTGAGTCAATAAATCAGTTCATCAATGGCTATTCTCACTTCTGTAATTTCATCATTGAAGGACAAGATGTACATAAAaagtgtttgatttttatttttttctaaataatgaaaatattaaaaaataatccactcaacaaaattcttcaaaaatggTATGGTTGGTCATCACTATGGTATGGGATACCATTTAAGTATTTGAATGGGATGATTCATGCatgtaatttttaatctcaaccAATTTGAAATTTACCCAAATAACTTTCCAATTTGCAgctcattttcaattttgtatGCATATCCAAATTGGTGATGTATCCTCTACAAGAAAAACATTATGTCACCACTCTAATTCCTCAAATAGTGTGCTTCATAGAATCTTGATTAATTGCATGGTACCTAGTTGATGCTTACTCCCCAACTACCATTAAATTTTGGCTTTGTGAAAACCATACCAAATTGAGAATTTTCCTTCACTTCTACTCCTTTTATTCTGTTTTTTGATAATGCAACTAATGATCAATTCTTAAACCAAACTAGCTCAAGCTTGTACATAAGATTCCACCATAAGTGGCGAAAAAAAGGGTCCATTTACGTGGAATGTGTAGATTAGAAAAGGTTTGATTTTAACTTGAAACAagtatttttcacttttcttgtATGTTattctttcttacattttttctcaaaatttctggaaccaaacatagtcataagaaatttttttggattaattGTATTAATTGATTTGTTAGttagcaaaaaaaaacaatagcaACATTAATTAACATATGATTCATGATCTAGGATTGTTTCTGTTCCAAGTATAGTGACTAGTGCAGGTAAAATTATGCAagtttttttccaaatatatgCAAGAAAGCaacagaaaaagaaatagagtGAAGATTAGGAAAGtaagaaaaatcaatcaaattttttaaaaaaatttattggtcATATTTTATCCTCTATATAAAATGACCAATATTTTCAAAACCGACTAGTCATTATTAAATCCAAACAGTTGTCAATTCACAGTTCAATTGTCATAACAATCAACCACGGTCCAACTAATAaggttataaatatataatttatgtattattaaaattaaaattacttataaaaatttaagtatataatataaaaaaataaaaatcaataatatttagttttttattttttaatattatcaaataaatatatacatatattaatattttaacattttattaaataaaacatatataatatttaaatgtgaagatatttattaaaatttaattaattttacctacatattaaaatttatatggctattattttattattttaaaaaatattatattattttacttcTATTATTTACACTTTcattgttataaatattttgaaaagaattatGTTGTATTATTTTTTGGTTTGCAATACTAAATACAAGTTAAAAAGTAGCCCAGTGGAATTGCAAACATTGCAAGAAGCATGAGGTCCAACAGATAGTTGGGCTTCTAAGATTGAGGCCCATTAAGCTGGGCCCGTTTTGACAAAAATTAAAGGGGATCCAAGGTAGAACCAGCAAACTAGTTCATCGGGTCAACGGTTCAACCACTGGTTTGTCAATTCAATGATGGTTTGATAACTATCCTGGCTTAGATGGTGACCCGGATCGGACTCTACCTAtctatgaaagaaaatggtgaaaattGCAGATGGATGAATATTAAGGATATCGATTCCTCTTCAATAAGAATTTTGAGTAGTAGCACTAAGACTATGTGGTGTagttggtttatttatttattttatttttttgttgtgattgaaatttttaaaatttgattgttGTTGTGAGTGTTTTACATATGTTGGTAATTTAGGGTCAAAAATTCCCAAGTGTACATTTAGCTCGGGTCTTTCGAATCCTCTTTTGGATTACTTGTATAATGAAGTACGATGTGTTGAAAATGTTTAAGAGACTAGGGTATGTAGTTGAGGTGATGGGTAAAGAGATGAaatttaatcaatataaaattttcaaaataaggatTATCTTGATAaagtttttaaagaatttttggaAGTCTTGGGCAACTTGTTTTTAGCTAAGTATTTTTAATGCTCTATTTCAAGATTGATCCAACTTTTAGAGAGTTGAGAGAAACTTTCATCAATTGGATTGAGGTTTTCATTGGAAGTATTTGATAGTGTTGTTATTCgaagtgttttctttaaaaacgtttttagaaaaatcatttatgaagtgtttctctaaaaaatattataaatgatttttcaatactacaaatgatttttcatatttgtgaaagtatttcttaaaatttgtcaaatacctaattttttttcaaaaacactttttaagctAACAACGTTTTACGtaaatcaatgtcaaatgaATTCTTAATTATATTAGGTCATTCATCAACACCTATCAATTAAGGATTGGATAAGAATAGACTAATGTTAATTTACCTTCTTCCAGTTATGAAGTATAATGATCTTATCGGATTATGGATGGCAAAAAAAGTCTTATCAAGTAACAAGACTTTTAAGATAGAAGTGAAAATTCACGTCCTCAATTAAATAACTTCATTTAAATACAATAAGATTTATAATTTAGTTAAAAGAAGTATTAAAACATGACCTAATTATTGAacatatattcatatatttatttaataatcaagtcaAGTTCACTCTCGTTTGAATCAACATGAATTACCTTTCGACGTAATATGTTCATGActcaattaacttatttatttaaaattaaatttaaaatagatcAAATGTAGGTTAAATATGTTATAAGTTAGATTTAGGCTaaccaataaatttatttaaactagATAATTCAGGAAATGTAAGTAGATTGAAAAATAACGTGTTTATTAAATAGATCATATAAGTCGGTacttaacttaaatttataaaaattgtgtTAGACTCGAATTTTATTGATGGGGTGTGGAAAACTTCTCAAATTATAAGTAAAACTTGTTCAACGACAATGATGACTTCCTGGTAATATACATGAAATATATGCTTGCAAGACGTTGTTAGAGAttaataattgtatttttttctttttcaaataatttaaaaaaaattaatatttttcataattttcattatataaatgtttcttcattttttaattgaaaataatacttattCAGACTACCCATTTTGGCCCGGCATACCAAGGACAACCACAGAAAATATATGGACCACAGAGATCTAAAATGGtcttacattcaaaatatcCAAACATACAAGGACACTTCATCAGTCTCAATCATTCTGCCCTACGCTTCTTTCATCGAGTGAGCGAGCTTCTGTCTAACAAACCTGAAAGGCTAGACAACAATGGAGGTCACCAACAAATATGTAACAGTTAAGACCCACATTGATGGATCAGCACCTCAGGAATCCGACTTTGAGCTCAAGACTGCGGCTTTAAATCTATCAGTGGAGCCGGGTTCGAAAGATGTGATAGTGAAAAATCTCTATGTTTCCATCGATCCGTACCAGATCAATCGAATGAAGAGAGTTTGCTCTTCGCAGAAACTTGTTAGTATTGCAGATGGCATAACTCCTGGCCAGGTGAGCTCGTCAGGGTGTAAatcttttttagatttttctttggGATTTGGTCTCACATGGTTGACTAATTATTTCAGATCAAGGTTAGACTAAAATAGTCTATGATTTTATTCTTTGAACATTtcatactattttagtataaaGGCAAAGAAgacaaaacttttattttctatgatgtAGAAGAGTTTGGATATATGCTCACACTTTATAGGTAAAatcatcttaaattttttttaaaataaactacaaaaataaattttttatgaacttTGACTAGCGGCTCAATTTactttcaaataatatttcaaacaaTATTAATCCTCAATTATGCTTAAGTATCAAATAAGTCATTAGAATAagattttagtaaaaaaatggatgaaaaaatcTATGTGATAAACacgaaaataaattgaatatattcaAATATGTGGTATAAAACTTCTAAACATGTATGTGCTTGTAACATTAGGGTCTGtttggtgtttttgaaaattgttttatgatattttataaaataaaaatttgtttgaaacttgaaatgtttttaatattttaaaaataaattttatatattatattttatttttaatcattctaactttctgtataattattttttaaaataactctcacagaataagtgaaatgaaatgaaaatagttaaaaaatattcaactaTTAATTAACaccatattttatattcttaagaaaaaaaatagaaagcaatttttggttgtttaacatgtttttcttgtttttttgttgtttttttttttttttttttgtttttttgttttaaataatagaaaattgttctcgaaaattatcttaaacatatccttagtttttttttttttcctaccaaAATATGTCTATTCTTAAAAAAGTTTTAGGAACTAAATTGAATGCTCTCACCTTGAAAAAACGGGTAGACCTTTACATAATTTGATGCTTGAAGTCTCCAAACATTCCAACATTGTGGAGTTCCTGTTTGATGTTCTTCAATTGGCTAGCATAGTCTAAGAGGCAACTAATAAAAATGTGCAGGCCATTAGTGCTAATGGTATTGGGAGAGTTATGGCTTCTGGAAACCCTGAGTTTGAGAAGGATGATTTAGTTGTGGGGCTTATCAATTGGGAAGAGTATACCATCGTCAAAGGAGGTAACACCTTCAGGAAGTTGGATCCCATGGGATTTCCTCTCTCTTACCACCTTGGAGTTCTCGGTATGTTTGCTCCTCTATTCTTGCAAAAATCTCTCATCACATCATTCTTAGGCAAAGAGTTTGAATGGTTTGTGATGAACCTCGTAGCAATCTCAAAACTAATTACCAAACTACATCAGAACATCAAATGTGTTGTTATCGCTTAACTAACATACTTATAAACTGTTAATTatcttttcttcaaaaaatatataaataggtTGTAATAGTGTAGAAAGATATAGAATAATGAAAAGAAAGCTTACTGCAAATCCAATTTCTTATAGTTTGGacaatcattttaaatattcgGGTTCAACTGGGTCAGGAATTTAGGTACTTTCAACTTAGCCCGAGTCtaatttaatactttttaaaaatacttattatAATCTATAgcaatattcattttatatgtgcctttttagttaatttaaaaaaaatattaaattaatttaattatataaaacactatctcattttcttgttaaaaaaatcattactaaGAGTTTCAATTCAACCAAATTCGAAGACTGACTatgaaaattcaataaatttaaaaaaattctagacTAATTTGATTAATACAATAAATTTGAGTCTTAACTCAAGTGGTCAATTGAGTTTAGTTCAAATTTGACGTGAAGTTAACTTGATTAAGTACCATTCATTAGAGATCGGGTTCAATTCAAATTAAACTTGAGTTAGTCACAAATCCAATATGATTTAGACAACTTACAACCCTAATTATTATTCTTATCCTTCGTATTTTCAAGTAGAATTGAAAACTAGTGTTGATTGCAGGGCTTAGTGGGCTAACAGCGTATGGCGGTTTCTTCGAAGTATGTAAACCTAAGAAGGGGGAGAAAGTATTTGTATCAGCTGCTTGTGGATCAGTTGGAAATTTGGTGGGACAATATGCCAAGCTCTTCGGCTGCCATGTTGTGGGCTGTGCTGGAACAAAACAAAAGGCTAGCTTCTTCCACTCCTCCTTCACTATATATCAAACCATATTCTTAAACAATTCTgtcaaaaaattgaattataggTTGAGTTGCTAAAAGGGAAGCTCGGTTTTGATGACGCATTCAACTACAAGGAGGAAGCCGATCTGAAGTCCACTCTCAAAAGGTAATTACAGTAACATTATTATGGTATAATAATGATGCTCTTAAATTCGAGGATCATCCAAATG
Proteins encoded in this window:
- the LOC117925624 gene encoding 2-alkenal reductase (NADP(+)-dependent)-like — its product is MEVTNKYVTVKTHIDGSAPQESDFELKTAALNLSVEPGSKDVIVKNLYVSIDPYQINRMKRVCSSQKLVSIADGITPGQAISANGIGRVMASGNPEFEKDDLVVGLINWEEYTIVKGGNTFRKLDPMGFPLSYHLGVLGLSGLTAYGGFFEVCKPKKGEKVFVSAACGSVGNLVGQYAKLFGCHVVGCAGTKQKVELLKGKLGFDDAFNYKEEADLKSTLKRYFPDGIDIYFDNVGGKILEASVANMNPFGRIAVCGIISEYTGIGERAAPDMIDIVYKRLKVQGFLVIDYLKEMDDFISTTSNHLNTNKIHVLEDISQGVESIPSAFIGLFRGDNVGKKVVKVADE